From Methylopila sp. M107, a single genomic window includes:
- a CDS encoding aldo/keto reductase, giving the protein MLTRRTMLAASAALGAGALAGAPKLALGAEGGPLETRAIPSTGEKIPVIGMGTSGSFEVQPGSEEHKMLSEVLKVFFDGGGTVIDTAPTYSNAEDILGPLLAEQKLTSKAWLATKLSGVRGREAGLEQFEGSLKSLGTDKVALLQVHNLGDTETQLALARELKAQGKVKYVGLTHYLASSHDELADEVRKHKPDFLQINYSVGVRGAETRLFPEARDLGVAVMINRAFEDGRLFGKVKGKKLPGWAAEAGVTSWAQAFLKFALSQPAVTVVIPATGKPNRQADNLLAGRGPALDEAQRKSLIETLG; this is encoded by the coding sequence ATGCTGACCCGTCGAACGATGCTTGCCGCCTCCGCGGCCCTCGGGGCCGGCGCGCTTGCCGGAGCTCCAAAACTGGCGCTCGGCGCCGAAGGAGGACCATTGGAGACGCGCGCGATTCCGTCGACCGGAGAGAAGATCCCGGTGATCGGCATGGGAACGTCCGGCAGCTTCGAGGTCCAGCCGGGATCGGAGGAGCACAAGATGCTCTCCGAGGTCCTGAAGGTGTTTTTTGACGGCGGCGGGACGGTGATCGACACGGCGCCGACCTATTCCAACGCCGAGGACATCCTGGGCCCGCTGCTCGCCGAGCAGAAGCTGACGTCGAAAGCGTGGCTCGCGACCAAGCTGTCCGGCGTGCGCGGCAGGGAAGCCGGGCTTGAGCAGTTCGAGGGCTCGCTGAAGAGCCTCGGGACCGACAAGGTCGCGCTGCTGCAGGTCCACAATCTCGGCGATACGGAGACACAGCTGGCGCTTGCGCGGGAGCTGAAGGCGCAGGGCAAGGTGAAGTATGTCGGCCTCACCCACTACCTCGCTTCGTCGCATGACGAACTCGCCGACGAGGTCAGGAAGCACAAGCCGGACTTCCTGCAGATCAACTATTCGGTCGGCGTGCGCGGCGCGGAGACGCGGCTTTTTCCGGAGGCCAGGGACCTCGGCGTCGCCGTGATGATCAACCGCGCCTTCGAGGACGGACGACTGTTCGGCAAGGTGAAGGGCAAGAAGTTGCCCGGCTGGGCGGCCGAGGCGGGCGTGACGTCGTGGGCGCAGGCCTTCCTGAAGTTCGCGCTGAGCCAGCCGGCCGTGACGGTGGTGATCCCGGCGACCGGCAAGCCGAACCGCCAGGCCGACAACCTGCTGGCGGGGAGGGGCCCGGCGCTCGACGAGGCGCAGCGCAAGTCGCTGATCGAGACGCTGGGTTGA
- a CDS encoding MFS transporter, with translation MSATLPAEKTRAPLLIILCGCAIACLTFGPRATAGLFLTPISDANGWARDVFAMSFAIQNLLWGIGQPFAGGVADKYGARRVLIVGGLLYAAGLALMPFSTTPGAMHFSAGMLIGFALSGASFSIIIGAFGKLLPESWRLMGFGLATAAGSFGQFLFTPLAANLIQSVGWQTTLLIFAGLMLLVLPLSLALAAPKAENASLIPGGDQSIGQALKEAFSTPSYWLLLIGFFTCGFHLAFITVHLPPFLIDKGLAPSIGGWTLALIGLFNIVGSLSSGALSGRLPKRHILAAIYFARGVLIAAFVFLPVTPTSALAFGAGIGLLWLSTIPPTSGLVATMFGPRYMTMLYGVVFFSHQIGSFLGAWLGGVVYKATGNYDLIWQLCIAFSIMSGLVNMPIRERAVERRPAAA, from the coding sequence ATGTCCGCGACCCTGCCTGCCGAGAAGACGCGCGCGCCGCTGCTGATCATCCTCTGCGGCTGCGCGATCGCGTGCCTCACCTTCGGGCCGCGCGCGACAGCGGGCCTGTTCCTGACGCCGATCTCGGACGCGAACGGCTGGGCGCGCGACGTCTTCGCCATGTCGTTCGCGATCCAGAACCTGCTCTGGGGCATCGGCCAGCCCTTCGCGGGCGGCGTCGCCGACAAATACGGCGCGCGGCGGGTGCTGATCGTCGGCGGCCTGCTCTATGCGGCGGGCCTCGCGCTGATGCCGTTCTCGACCACGCCCGGCGCGATGCACTTTTCGGCCGGCATGCTGATCGGCTTCGCGCTGTCGGGCGCGTCCTTCTCGATCATCATCGGCGCCTTCGGAAAGCTGCTGCCGGAAAGCTGGCGGCTGATGGGGTTCGGGCTCGCGACCGCCGCGGGCTCGTTCGGCCAGTTCCTGTTCACGCCGCTCGCCGCGAACCTCATCCAGAGCGTCGGGTGGCAGACGACGCTGCTGATCTTCGCCGGGCTGATGCTGCTGGTGCTGCCGCTGTCGCTCGCGCTCGCGGCGCCGAAGGCCGAAAACGCCTCGCTCATTCCGGGCGGCGACCAGTCGATCGGGCAGGCGCTGAAAGAGGCCTTTTCGACGCCGAGCTACTGGCTGCTGTTGATCGGCTTCTTCACCTGCGGCTTCCATCTCGCCTTCATCACCGTCCACCTGCCGCCGTTCCTGATCGACAAGGGGCTCGCCCCCTCGATCGGCGGCTGGACGCTCGCGCTGATCGGCCTGTTCAACATCGTCGGCTCGCTCTCCTCCGGCGCGCTGTCGGGCCGGCTGCCGAAGCGGCACATCCTCGCCGCGATCTACTTTGCGCGCGGTGTCCTGATCGCGGCCTTCGTGTTCCTGCCCGTCACCCCGACCTCGGCGCTCGCCTTTGGCGCCGGCATCGGATTGCTGTGGCTCTCGACCATCCCGCCGACGTCCGGTCTCGTCGCGACCATGTTCGGGCCGCGCTACATGACGATGCTCTACGGCGTTGTGTTCTTCAGCCACCAGATCGGCTCGTTCCTCGGCGCCTGGCTCGGCGGCGTCGTCTACAAGGCGACCGGGAACTACGACCTGATCTGGCAGCTCTGCATCGCGTTCTCGATCATGTCGGGACTGGTGAACATGCCGATCCGAGAGCGCGCCGTGGAGCGACGGCCGGCTGCGGCTTGA
- a CDS encoding MDR family oxidoreductase translates to MSSFRALRIDKTDAGQTVSVVDFPESELMEGDVVVRVSHSTVNYKDGLAITGKSPVVRRFPMIPGIDFVGTVTASETDEFKPGDAVILNGWGVGETHLGGYAEAARVKSDWLVPLPQGLSPADAMAIGTAGYTSMLCVMALEKHGVTPKSGPVLVTGAAGGVGSVAVAILGKLGYHVVASTGRSEEAEWLKALGASEIVDRAEFASPGKPLQKERFGGVVDSVGSVPLANAIAQVKSGGAVAACGLAAGMDLPTSVAPFILRGVSLLGVNSVTVPKPIRVEAYRRLAQDLPRDKLAAITRTISFDEIIPTAQAIIDGKVRGRVVVEI, encoded by the coding sequence ATGTCCAGCTTCCGCGCCCTGCGCATCGACAAGACCGACGCCGGCCAGACGGTCTCGGTCGTCGACTTCCCGGAATCCGAGCTGATGGAGGGCGACGTCGTCGTGCGGGTCTCGCACTCGACGGTGAACTACAAGGACGGGCTCGCCATCACCGGCAAATCGCCCGTGGTGCGGCGCTTCCCGATGATCCCCGGGATCGATTTCGTTGGGACGGTCACGGCCTCCGAGACGGACGAGTTCAAGCCCGGCGACGCGGTGATCCTCAACGGTTGGGGCGTCGGCGAGACGCACCTTGGCGGCTACGCCGAAGCCGCGCGGGTCAAGTCCGACTGGCTGGTGCCGCTGCCGCAAGGCTTGTCGCCGGCGGACGCCATGGCGATCGGCACCGCCGGCTACACCTCCATGCTCTGCGTCATGGCGCTGGAAAAGCATGGCGTCACGCCGAAGAGCGGCCCGGTGCTCGTCACGGGCGCCGCGGGCGGCGTCGGCTCGGTCGCCGTCGCGATCCTGGGCAAGCTCGGCTACCACGTGGTCGCCTCGACCGGCCGCTCGGAGGAAGCCGAATGGCTGAAGGCGCTCGGCGCCAGCGAGATCGTCGACCGCGCCGAGTTCGCCTCGCCCGGCAAGCCGCTGCAGAAGGAGCGGTTCGGCGGCGTGGTGGATTCGGTCGGCTCCGTGCCGCTCGCCAACGCCATCGCGCAGGTGAAGTCGGGCGGGGCGGTGGCGGCCTGCGGGTTGGCCGCCGGCATGGACCTGCCGACCTCGGTCGCGCCCTTCATCCTGCGCGGCGTCTCGCTGCTCGGCGTCAACAGCGTGACGGTGCCGAAGCCGATCCGCGTCGAGGCCTATCGACGCCTCGCGCAGGACCTTCCCCGCGACAAGCTCGCGGCGATCACCAGGACGATCTCGTTCGACGAGATCATCCCGACCGCGCAGGCCATCATCGACGGCAAGGTGCGCGGGCGGGTCGTGGTGGAGATTTGA
- the argC gene encoding N-acetyl-gamma-glutamyl-phosphate reductase, with product MITLNVAILGASGYTGSELVRLLSRHPRVAIKALTADRKAGQAMADVFPQFVHLDLPRLTTIAEVDLAEIDLVFCALPHGTTQNVIAELFAKKPDIKVVDLSADFRLADPAAYEQWYGHPHQALELQGEAVFGVSELNRAAIKTARLVANPGCHSTTSILPLVPLLRERLIEPDAISIVSATGMSGAGRAAKEEMLFSEVSEGVHAYGVGKHRHTAELDQEFDKVAGRVSRATFTPLLIPMNRGIYATITVRLTGGATAEALHAALATAYWGEPFVTVLPLGKAPQSRHVRGSNNVQIGVVADREPDKAIVLSTLDNLVKGASGQAVQNMNLVAGFDEIEGLEQLAVFP from the coding sequence ATGATCACCCTCAACGTCGCGATTCTCGGGGCTTCCGGCTACACCGGTTCGGAGCTGGTGCGCCTGCTCTCGCGCCACCCGCGCGTAGCGATCAAGGCGCTCACCGCTGACCGCAAGGCCGGGCAGGCGATGGCGGACGTGTTTCCGCAATTCGTCCATCTCGACCTGCCGCGGCTCACGACGATCGCCGAAGTCGACCTTGCCGAGATCGACCTCGTGTTCTGCGCGCTGCCCCACGGCACCACGCAGAACGTCATTGCGGAGCTGTTCGCGAAGAAGCCCGACATCAAGGTCGTGGACCTTTCGGCGGACTTCCGTCTGGCTGATCCCGCCGCCTACGAGCAGTGGTACGGCCATCCGCATCAGGCGCTCGAGTTGCAGGGTGAAGCCGTGTTCGGCGTCAGCGAGCTGAACCGCGCCGCGATCAAGACTGCGCGGCTGGTCGCCAATCCCGGCTGCCATTCGACGACCTCCATCCTGCCGCTCGTCCCGCTCTTGAGGGAACGGCTGATCGAGCCTGACGCGATCTCGATCGTCTCCGCGACCGGCATGTCGGGGGCGGGCAGGGCGGCCAAGGAGGAGATGCTGTTCTCGGAGGTCTCCGAAGGCGTCCACGCCTATGGAGTGGGAAAGCACCGGCACACGGCCGAACTCGACCAGGAGTTCGACAAGGTCGCCGGGCGGGTGTCCCGCGCGACCTTCACGCCGCTGCTGATCCCGATGAACCGGGGCATCTACGCCACCATCACGGTACGCCTCACGGGCGGCGCGACGGCCGAGGCGCTGCATGCGGCGCTGGCGACCGCCTATTGGGGCGAGCCGTTCGTCACCGTGCTGCCGCTCGGCAAGGCGCCGCAGTCGCGCCACGTGCGCGGCTCGAACAACGTCCAGATCGGCGTCGTGGCCGACCGCGAGCCGGACAAGGCGATTGTGCTGTCGACGCTCGACAATCTGGTGAAGGGCGCGAGCGGGCAGGCGGTCCAGAACATGAACCTCGTCGCGGGGTTCGACGAGATCGAAGGGCTGGAGCAGCTCGCGGTTTTTCCGTGA
- the phaC gene encoding class I poly(R)-hydroxyalkanoic acid synthase — protein sequence MGRSALRSPAPERARAASVEASDVAPSEPRPTALKQSAPQKAASGAKKPLKSKKPAGGGAASTAKAPSRKASAEATGRPQVKAKAATPAPKKTVAQKVAARPANASKKGAPKKAGRVAPAPVLDAAAVAKPAEPKPAAEAAQPKAPAARPVKEPVAPPPPRVEPANRPEAPKAAGPAPAPADAAGAAATNPFLSSEVETFASNMARLWEAGGKAMAAYVGPRERGEKKSSSAEIVDIARTLGQVVEKWASDPDRVLAAQREFAGGFLDLWTGTLKRLSGEKVAPVVALDPKDARFKDPEWTEHPFFDFLRQSYLQASKLANRMVDDVDDLDPHLRHKASFYVKLLSNAASPSNFLPTNPELIRETIASKGENLVRGMNMLAEDIKAGGGDLRIRQTDGSGFEVGRNLATTPGKVVFRNDVFELIQYSPTTEMVRTRPVLIVPPWINKFYVLDLTPEKSMIRWHVDQGVTVFCISWINPDSRHAKMGFDGYMRDGIIKAADVANEICGTSQIDTIGYCVGGTLLAVTVTYMAMTGDDRIASATLMTTQVDFTEAGDLKVFADEDQIAAVEAKMAEQGYLEGAGMANAFNLIRSNDMIFPYLVNNYLKGKAPFPFDLLYWNSDATRMPAANHSFYLRGCYLNNELARGKMEVAGEILDLKRVRIPIYELAAREDHIAPPQSVFSGAKLFGGPVRFVLAGSGHIAGVVNPPAKMKYQYWVGGEVEGTLQDWIAHAEEKPGSWWPDWRAWIATLDATMVPARTPGEGKYEALCDAPGTYVKIRS from the coding sequence ATGGGTCGCAGCGCCCTTCGATCCCCCGCGCCCGAGCGGGCCCGCGCGGCGAGCGTCGAGGCGTCGGACGTCGCTCCTTCTGAGCCGCGGCCGACGGCCCTCAAGCAGTCAGCGCCGCAAAAGGCTGCATCCGGCGCGAAGAAGCCGCTGAAGTCCAAGAAGCCCGCCGGCGGCGGAGCCGCGTCAACGGCGAAAGCGCCTTCCCGGAAAGCCTCGGCCGAAGCGACCGGGCGGCCGCAGGTCAAGGCCAAGGCGGCCACGCCGGCGCCCAAGAAGACGGTCGCACAGAAGGTGGCCGCTCGCCCGGCCAATGCGTCCAAGAAGGGCGCGCCGAAAAAAGCCGGACGCGTCGCTCCGGCGCCCGTTCTCGATGCAGCGGCCGTAGCGAAACCAGCCGAGCCGAAACCGGCGGCGGAAGCAGCGCAGCCGAAGGCGCCGGCCGCGCGCCCCGTGAAAGAACCGGTCGCCCCACCTCCGCCGAGAGTCGAGCCCGCAAACCGCCCCGAAGCGCCGAAGGCCGCGGGCCCCGCCCCCGCGCCGGCCGACGCTGCGGGCGCCGCGGCGACGAATCCGTTCCTGTCGTCCGAGGTCGAGACCTTCGCGTCCAACATGGCGCGGCTCTGGGAGGCCGGCGGCAAGGCCATGGCGGCCTATGTGGGTCCCCGCGAGCGCGGCGAGAAAAAGTCGAGCAGCGCAGAGATCGTCGACATCGCCCGCACGCTCGGCCAGGTCGTCGAGAAGTGGGCGTCCGACCCCGACCGCGTGCTCGCCGCGCAGCGGGAGTTCGCCGGCGGGTTCCTCGACCTCTGGACCGGCACGCTGAAGCGCCTGTCCGGCGAGAAGGTCGCTCCGGTCGTGGCGCTCGATCCGAAGGACGCGCGCTTCAAGGACCCGGAATGGACGGAGCATCCGTTCTTCGATTTCCTTCGCCAGTCCTATCTGCAGGCCTCGAAACTCGCCAACCGCATGGTGGACGACGTCGACGACCTCGACCCCCATCTCCGGCACAAGGCGTCGTTCTATGTGAAGCTGCTGTCGAACGCGGCCTCGCCCTCGAACTTCCTGCCGACCAATCCGGAGCTCATCCGCGAGACGATCGCCTCGAAGGGCGAGAACCTCGTCCGCGGCATGAACATGCTCGCCGAAGACATCAAGGCCGGCGGCGGCGACCTGCGGATCCGCCAGACCGACGGCTCGGGCTTCGAGGTCGGGCGCAACCTCGCGACGACGCCGGGCAAGGTGGTGTTCCGCAACGACGTGTTCGAGCTGATCCAGTATTCCCCGACGACCGAGATGGTGCGCACCCGGCCGGTGCTGATCGTGCCGCCGTGGATCAACAAGTTCTATGTGCTCGACCTCACGCCCGAGAAGAGCATGATCCGCTGGCACGTCGACCAGGGCGTAACCGTCTTCTGCATCTCCTGGATCAATCCCGACTCCCGTCACGCCAAGATGGGCTTCGACGGCTACATGCGCGACGGCATCATAAAGGCCGCCGACGTCGCGAACGAGATCTGCGGGACGAGCCAGATCGACACGATCGGCTACTGCGTGGGCGGCACCCTGCTTGCGGTGACCGTTACCTACATGGCGATGACCGGCGACGACCGGATCGCGAGCGCGACGCTGATGACCACCCAGGTCGACTTCACCGAGGCCGGCGACCTGAAGGTGTTCGCGGACGAGGACCAGATCGCGGCCGTCGAGGCCAAGATGGCCGAGCAGGGCTACCTCGAGGGCGCCGGCATGGCCAACGCCTTCAACCTGATCCGCTCGAACGACATGATCTTCCCCTATCTCGTGAACAACTACCTGAAGGGAAAGGCGCCGTTTCCGTTCGACCTGCTCTACTGGAATTCGGACGCGACGCGGATGCCGGCCGCGAACCACTCGTTCTACCTGCGCGGCTGCTACCTCAACAACGAGCTCGCGCGGGGCAAGATGGAGGTCGCCGGCGAGATCCTCGACCTGAAGCGGGTCCGCATACCGATCTATGAGCTCGCCGCGCGCGAGGACCACATCGCGCCGCCGCAGTCCGTGTTCTCGGGCGCAAAACTGTTCGGCGGACCAGTGCGCTTCGTGTTGGCGGGCTCCGGCCACATCGCGGGTGTCGTCAATCCGCCGGCCAAGATGAAGTACCAGTACTGGGTCGGGGGCGAGGTCGAGGGCACGCTTCAGGACTGGATCGCCCACGCCGAGGAGAAGCCCGGCTCCTGGTGGCCGGACTGGCGCGCCTGGATCGCGACGCTCGACGCCACCATGGTTCCCGCGCGCACGCCCGGCGAGGGCAAGTACGAGGCGCTCTGCGACGCGCCGGGAACCTATGTGAAGATCAGAAGCTGA
- a CDS encoding LL-diaminopimelate aminotransferase: MTEFHSVRRLPPYVFEQVNRVKAAARKNGADIIDLGMGNPDLPTPDHINAKLIEAVTKPRTNRYSTSKGIPGLRRAQAAYYGRRFGVKLDPETQVVATLGSKEGFANMAQAITAPGDVVIVPNPSYPIHAFGFLMAGGVVRSVPGTPNEGFFRSLEKAVTHSIPKPIAVVVCYPSNPTAEVADLEFYKDVVRFAKQHDIFVLSDLAYSEIYFDGVPPPSILQVPGAFDVAVEFTSLSKTFSMPGWRMGFAVGNERLLAALARVKSYLDYGAYTPIQVAASAALNGPEDCIVEMREIYKKRRDAMVDSFGRAGFPVPSPRASMFAWAPIPEKFRPLGSLEFSKLLVEKASVAVAPGIGFGEHGDEYVRIALVENEHRIRQAARSIRRFLETADETLHNVVPLAAAR; the protein is encoded by the coding sequence ATGACCGAATTCCACTCCGTCCGCCGCCTTCCCCCTTACGTCTTCGAGCAGGTGAACCGCGTGAAGGCGGCCGCCCGCAAGAACGGCGCCGACATCATCGATCTCGGCATGGGCAATCCCGACCTGCCGACGCCCGACCACATCAACGCCAAGCTGATCGAGGCCGTCACCAAGCCGCGCACCAACCGCTACTCGACCTCGAAGGGCATTCCGGGGCTCCGTCGCGCGCAGGCCGCCTATTACGGCCGCCGCTTCGGCGTGAAGCTCGATCCCGAGACGCAGGTCGTCGCGACGCTGGGCTCCAAGGAAGGCTTCGCCAACATGGCGCAGGCGATCACGGCGCCGGGCGACGTCGTGATCGTGCCGAATCCGAGCTATCCGATCCACGCCTTCGGCTTCCTGATGGCGGGCGGCGTCGTGCGCTCGGTGCCCGGCACGCCGAATGAGGGCTTCTTCCGTTCGCTCGAGAAGGCGGTGACGCACTCGATCCCGAAGCCGATCGCGGTCGTCGTCTGCTATCCGTCGAACCCGACGGCCGAAGTTGCCGACCTCGAATTCTACAAGGACGTGGTTCGGTTCGCGAAGCAGCACGACATCTTCGTGCTGTCGGACCTCGCTTACTCCGAGATCTATTTCGACGGCGTGCCCCCGCCTTCGATCCTGCAGGTTCCGGGCGCGTTCGACGTCGCGGTCGAGTTCACGTCGCTTTCGAAGACCTTCTCGATGCCCGGCTGGCGCATGGGCTTCGCGGTCGGCAACGAGCGTCTTCTGGCTGCGCTCGCCCGCGTCAAATCCTATCTCGACTACGGCGCCTATACGCCGATCCAGGTCGCGGCCTCGGCCGCGCTCAACGGACCGGAGGACTGCATCGTCGAGATGCGCGAGATCTACAAGAAGCGTCGCGACGCGATGGTGGACTCATTCGGCCGCGCCGGCTTCCCCGTGCCGAGCCCGCGCGCCTCGATGTTCGCCTGGGCGCCGATCCCCGAAAAATTCAGGCCGCTCGGCAGCCTGGAATTCTCCAAGCTCCTGGTGGAGAAGGCCTCGGTCGCGGTCGCGCCCGGCATCGGCTTCGGCGAGCATGGCGACGAATATGTCCGGATCGCGCTGGTCGAGAACGAACACCGCATCCGGCAGGCCGCGCGCTCGATCCGCCGATTCCTTGAAACCGCGGACGAGACGTTGCACAACGTCGTCCCGCTCGCCGCGGCCCGGTAG
- a CDS encoding homoserine dehydrogenase, protein MTEPLKVGVAGLGTVGSSVVRVLKQKADAIAARAGRPVVVTAVSARDKGRDRGLDLSGVAWHMDASQLARSNDVDLVVELIGGAEGAARECVETAIERKRPVVTANKALLARHGVALARAAEQADVPIGFEAAVAGGVPIVKTLREGLAGNDVSRVLGILNGTCNYILTRMEHDKIGFAECLADAQKLGYAEADPTFDVGGFDAAHKLALLTSLAFGTETDVDGIYVEGIASITPFDLKMAEELGYRVKLLGVTTRSNGGVEQRVHLAMLPRDSAIARVDGVTNAVEIDADVVGALVLAGPGAGGDATASAVIADIVDIARGIRAPVFGVPATKLAPVRRAAMGTHEGGYYIRLSVIDRPGAAAAIATRMAEQGISLRSIVQRGVEGEFERPSAEPVAVVLITYATNEAAVRSALDAIEADGHIDGAPQVIRIEKR, encoded by the coding sequence ATGACCGAACCCCTCAAGGTGGGCGTGGCCGGCCTCGGCACCGTCGGTTCGTCGGTCGTTCGCGTGCTGAAGCAGAAGGCGGACGCCATCGCGGCGCGCGCCGGCCGGCCGGTCGTCGTCACGGCGGTGTCGGCGCGCGACAAGGGCCGCGACCGGGGCCTCGATCTGTCCGGCGTCGCCTGGCACATGGACGCCTCCCAGCTCGCGCGTTCGAACGATGTCGACCTCGTGGTCGAACTGATCGGCGGCGCGGAGGGCGCGGCGCGCGAATGCGTCGAGACCGCGATCGAGCGCAAGCGGCCTGTCGTCACCGCCAACAAGGCGCTGCTCGCCCGCCACGGCGTCGCGCTCGCCAGAGCCGCCGAACAGGCGGACGTCCCGATCGGCTTCGAGGCCGCGGTCGCCGGCGGCGTGCCGATCGTCAAGACGCTTCGGGAAGGGCTTGCGGGCAACGACGTCAGCCGTGTGCTCGGCATCCTGAACGGCACGTGCAACTACATTCTGACCCGGATGGAGCACGACAAGATCGGCTTCGCCGAATGTCTCGCGGACGCCCAGAAGCTCGGCTACGCCGAGGCCGACCCGACCTTCGACGTCGGCGGTTTCGACGCCGCCCACAAGCTCGCTTTGCTGACCTCGCTCGCCTTCGGCACGGAGACGGACGTCGACGGCATCTATGTCGAGGGCATCGCCTCGATCACCCCGTTCGATCTCAAGATGGCCGAGGAACTCGGCTATCGGGTCAAGCTGCTCGGCGTCACGACACGGTCGAACGGCGGGGTGGAGCAGCGCGTCCATCTCGCAATGCTGCCGCGCGACAGTGCGATCGCGCGCGTCGACGGCGTGACCAACGCGGTCGAGATCGACGCCGACGTCGTCGGCGCGCTGGTGCTGGCGGGCCCGGGAGCGGGCGGCGACGCGACTGCGTCGGCCGTCATCGCCGACATCGTCGACATCGCGCGCGGCATCAGGGCGCCGGTGTTCGGCGTGCCCGCGACCAAGCTCGCGCCCGTCCGGCGCGCCGCAATGGGCACCCACGAGGGCGGTTACTACATCCGACTTTCCGTGATCGACCGGCCGGGCGCCGCGGCCGCGATCGCGACCCGCATGGCGGAGCAGGGCATCTCGCTGCGGTCGATCGTCCAGCGCGGCGTGGAGGGCGAATTCGAGCGCCCGAGCGCGGAACCTGTCGCCGTGGTGTTAATTACATATGCAACGAACGAGGCTGCGGTGCGCTCGGCGCTGGACGCGATCGAAGCGGACGGGCATATCGATGGCGCGCCGCAAGTCATACGAATCGAAAAAAGATAG
- the glpX gene encoding class II fructose-bisphosphatase: protein MAKSAAAKSAAPKRNVIPLRRRRSPISTGEIIDRSLALEIVRVTERAAVAAARLRGRGDERAADQAAVDAMRRELDRLPIHGEIVIGEGDRDSAAMLFIGEEVGDLNGPRLDIALDPLEGVTLCAKGQANAISVIAIAERGTLLKAPDVYMSKIAIGPDYAPDTVHLDAAPEDNIRRLAAAKGVSVQEITACILDRPRHARLIDAVRGAGASIRLISDGDISAVIDVANPDKTGVDIYLGSGGAPEGVLAAAALKCIGGHMQARLMLDTADARRAAAALGIRDADRIYGIEDMARGDVLFAATGVTEGSLLQGVRFGPRSISTETVVMRSSTLTCRRIFAEHRKTEKFHLD, encoded by the coding sequence ATGGCAAAGAGCGCGGCGGCGAAGTCCGCAGCCCCGAAGCGCAATGTGATTCCGCTTCGGCGCCGACGTTCGCCCATTTCGACCGGCGAGATCATCGACAGGTCTCTCGCGCTCGAGATCGTGCGCGTGACCGAGCGCGCGGCCGTGGCGGCCGCCCGCCTCAGGGGCCGCGGCGACGAGCGCGCGGCCGATCAGGCGGCGGTCGACGCGATGCGCCGGGAGCTCGACAGGCTCCCGATCCACGGTGAGATCGTGATCGGAGAGGGCGACCGCGACAGCGCCGCCATGCTGTTCATCGGCGAGGAGGTCGGCGACCTCAACGGGCCGCGCCTCGATATCGCGCTCGATCCGCTCGAAGGCGTGACGCTGTGCGCGAAGGGCCAGGCCAACGCCATTTCGGTCATCGCGATCGCCGAGCGGGGCACGCTGCTCAAGGCGCCTGACGTGTATATGAGCAAGATCGCGATCGGGCCGGATTACGCGCCCGACACGGTCCATCTCGACGCCGCGCCCGAAGACAACATTCGCCGGCTTGCCGCCGCGAAAGGCGTCAGCGTCCAGGAGATCACCGCCTGCATCCTCGACCGGCCGCGCCACGCCCGGCTGATCGACGCGGTGCGCGGCGCTGGCGCCTCGATCCGCCTGATCTCCGACGGCGATATCTCGGCCGTGATCGACGTCGCAAATCCCGACAAGACCGGCGTTGACATCTATCTCGGCTCTGGCGGCGCGCCCGAAGGGGTGCTGGCGGCGGCGGCGCTGAAGTGCATCGGCGGCCACATGCAGGCCCGGCTGATGCTCGACACCGCCGACGCAAGGCGCGCCGCGGCGGCGCTCGGGATCCGCGACGCGGACCGCATCTACGGCATCGAGGACATGGCGCGCGGCGACGTGCTGTTCGCGGCGACCGGCGTGACCGAAGGCAGCCTGCTGCAGGGTGTGCGGTTCGGCCCGCGCTCGATCTCGACCGAGACCGTCGTCATGCGCTCCTCGACGCTCACCTGCCGGCGCATCTTCGCCGAGCACCGCAAGACCGAAAAATTCCACCTCGACTGA